In the Nothobranchius furzeri strain GRZ-AD chromosome 15, NfurGRZ-RIMD1, whole genome shotgun sequence genome, one interval contains:
- the grm6a gene encoding glutamate receptor, metabotropic 6a: MTSSGPALSVCILPASGLGRHVFLWPHFLLTLWLWFGNQASASHQHFHPHSIKIPGDITLGGLFPIHSRGPHGVNCGELKKEKGIHRMEAMLYALDQINSDPELLPNITLGARILDTCSRDTYALEQSLTFVQALIQKDTSDIRCSNGEPPIIRKPERVVGVIGASASSVSIMVANILRLFEIPQVSYASTAPELSDNNRYDFFSRVVPPDSYQAQAMLDIVKALGWNYVSTLASEGNYGESGVEAFIQISREAGGVCIAQSVKIPREPTAGEFDKIIKRLMETSNARGVIIFANEDDIKRVLESARRANLTGHFLFVGSDSWGAKSSPIADLEDVAEGAVTILPKRASIDGFDQYFVSRSLENNRRNIWFAEFWEDDFRCKLNRPEMKLDPDKKKCTGDERIGRDSSYEQEGKVQFVIDAVYAVAHSLHNMHQDLCPNSHGVCSGMDPVEGRLLLDYIRAVNFNGSAGTSVLFNENGDAPGRYDIFQYQMTNHSHPGYHVIGQWTNNLRLNLDEMQWSGGDKSVPESICSFPCRPGERKKMVKGVPCCWHCELCDGYQYQLDEFTCEACPSNMRPAPNRTACRPTPIIKLEWNSPWAVVPTSLAMLGILTTSAVVVTFIRFNDTPIVRASGRELSYVLLTGIFLIYLITFLMIAEPGVAVCALRRLLLGLGMAITYSAMLTKTNRIYRIFEQGKRSVTPPKFISPSSQLAITFILICVQVLGVFVWFAVVPPHTIIDYEELRPPNPDLARGILKCDMSDLSIICCLSYSIVLMVTCTVYAVKSRGVPETFNEAKPIGFTMYTTCIVWLAFVPIFFGTAQSTEKMFIQTATLTVSMSLSASVSLGMLYLPKVYVIVFQPEQNVQKRKKSFKAVVQAATFSQKSLPETRNGETKIEPDRTQ; encoded by the exons ATGACATCATCAGGCCCCGCCCTATCTGTCTGTATACTTCCAGCCTCTGGTTTGGGCCGCCATGTCTTTCTGTGGCCCCACTTCCTGTTGACCCTCTGGCTCTGGTTTGGTAACCAGGCGAGTGCCTCCCACCAGCACTTTCACCCCCACTCCATAAAGATTCCAGGTGACATCACCCTGGGGGGGCTGTTTCCCATCCACTCCCGTGGCCCCCATGGGGTAAACTGTGGTGAGCTGAAGAAGGAGAAGGGGATCCATCGCATGGAGGCCATGTTGTACGCGCTGGATCAGATTAACAGTGACCCTGAACTCTTGCCGAACATCACGCTGGGGGCCCGGATCCTGGACACCTGTTCCAGGGACACCTATGCCCTAGAACAGTCATTGACCTTTGTCCAGGCGCTGATCCAGAAGGACACATCGGACATTCGCTGTTCTAACGGCGAGCCGCCAATCATCCGCAAACCAGAGAGGGTCGTGGGCGTGATCGGAGCATCGGCCAGCTCCGTGTCGATTATGGTAGCGAACATCTTGCGGCTCTTTGAG ATTCCTCAGGTGAGCTATGCTTCCACAGCGCCAGAGCTCAGCGACAACAACCGCTATGACTTCTTCTCTCGGGTCGTTCCTCCCGACTCGTACCAGGCTCAGGCCATGCTGGACATCGTTAAAGCCCTGGGCTGGAACTACGTCTCCACGCTGGCATCTGAAGGAAACTACGGGGAGAGCGGAGTGGAGGCCTTCATACAGATCTCCAGAGAGGCCG GTGGGGTGTGTATTGCTCAGTCAGTGAAGATTCCCCGTGAGCCAACGGCTGGAGAATTTGATAAGATCATCAAACGTCTGATGGAGACCAGCAACGCCAGAGGAGTGATCATTTTTGCCAACGAGGATGACATCAA GCGTGTTCTTGAGTCGGCGAGGCGCGCGAACCTGACCGGACACTTCCTGTTCGTCGGCTCGGACAGCTGGGGAGCAAAGAGTTCACCGATTGCAGATCTAGAAGATGTTGCCGAGGGAGCCGTCACCATACTGCCAAAGCGGGCTTCCATTGACG GCTTTGATCAGTACTTCGTGTCACGCTCTTTGGAAAACAACCGCAGGAACATCTGGTTCGCTGAGTTCTGGGAAGATGACTTCAGGTGCAAGCTGAATCGTCCTGAGATGAAACTGGACCCAGACAAGAAGAAGTGTACAG GCGACGAGCGGATTGGCAGAGATTCATCCTACGAGCAGGAGGGAAAGGTCCAGTTTGTTATCGATGCTGTCTACGCCGTCGCTCACTCGCTGCACAACATGCACCAGGACTTGTGTCCAAACAGCCACGGTGTCTGCAGCGGCATGGACCCCGTGGAGGGACGGCTGCTGCTGGACTACATCAGAGCAGTCAACTTTAACG GAAGTGCAGGGACAAGCGTGCTGTTCAATGAAAACGGGGACGCGCCGGGACGCTATGACATATTTCAATATCAGATGACCAATCACAGCCATCCTGGTTACCACGTGATTGGCCAGTGGACCAACAACTTAAGACTTAAT CTAGACGAGATGCAGTGGTCCGGAGGAGACAAGTCGGTTCCGGAGTCTATCTGTAGCTTCCCGTGTCGTCCAGGTGAGAGGAAGAAGATGGTGAAAGGAGTTCCCTGTTGCTGGCACTGTGAG CTCTGCGATGGCTATCAGTACCAGCTGGATGAGTTTACCTGTGAGGCCTGTCCATCAAACATGCGCCCCGCCCCCAATAGGACCGCCTGTCGTCCCACCCCCATCATCAAGCTGGAATGGAACTCTCCTTGGGCCGTAGTGCCCACCTCACTCGCCATGTTAGGCATCCTGACGACCAGCGCTGTGGTGGTAACCTTCATCCGCTTCAACGACACCCCCATTGTGAGGGCATCAGGGCGGGAGCTCAGCTATGTCCTCCTGACAG GTATTTTTCTGATCTACCTGATCACCTTCCTGATGATCGCTGAGCCAGGTGTGGCGGTGTGCGCGTTACGACGCCTTCTGCTGGGCCTCGGCATGGCCATCACTTATTCTGCCATGTTAACCAAAACCAATCGCATCTACCGCATCTTTGAGCAGGGTAAAAGGTCGGTGACCCCGCCCAAATTCATTAGCCCCTCTTCTCAACTTGCCATCACCTTCATCCTTATCTGTGTCCAG GTTcttggtgtgtttgtgtggtttgcTGTGGTTCCTCCTCACACCATCATTGACTATGAGGAGCTCCGCCCCCCAAACCCAGACCTGGCGAGAGGCATTCTGAAGTGTGACATGTCTGACCTGTCAATCATCTGCTGCCTCAGCTACAGCATCGTTCTCATG GTAACATGCACGGTGTATGCAGTAAAGAGCCGTGGGGTCCCTGAGACATTCAATGAAGCAAAGCCCATCGGCTTCACCATGTACACGACCTGCATCGTGTGGCTCGCCTTTGTGCCCATCTTCTTTGGTACTGCTCAGTCCACTGAGAAG ATGTTCATCCAGACAGCCACTCTGACTGTGTCCATGTCTCTGAGTGCCTCTGTCTCACTTGGGATGCTCTACCTGCCCAAAGTCTATGTCATCGTTTTCCAACCAGAGCAGAATGTCCAGAAGAGAAAGAAGAGCTTCAAG GCTGTTGTTCAGGCGGCCACGTTTTCTCAGAAGTCACTCCCAGAGACACGAAACGGGGAAACAAAGATTGAACCAGATAGAACTCAGTAA
- the rad51c gene encoding DNA repair protein RAD51 homolog 3 gives MMRRPIFSLKLSPSLKVKLVQAGFQFTSDLVDLSPLQLTRDAGVSQQEAREVLQAVRIHGDRVSLTGLELLKKEEELRSIVTFCSQLDGALDGGLPVGKTTEICGVPGVGKTQLCLQLAVDVQVPLCFGGVEGQVIFYDTEGSFLPQRVVDIATATIRHCSLLAEDEEQRVAMTTFTVETILSNIFLVRCHDFVELMAELHLLPDFLRDWPRVRLLVIDSVAFPFLQLFDDLSQRTRLLQGLSQQLISIATSHNMAVVVTNHMTTRLRGDQSHLVPALGDLWGHAPTIRLLLHWDRTQRLASILKSPCHMAATVQYQITCEGFRDANQSQ, from the exons ATGATGAGGAGACCGATCTTCAGTTTAAAACTGAGCCCCAGTTTGAAAGTGAAACTTGTCCAAGCTGGTTTCCAGTTTACTTCAGACCTAGTGGACCTCAGCCCGCTGCAGCTCACCAGAG ATGCTGGTGTGTCCCAGCAGGAGGCTCGGGAGGTGCTGCAGGCTGTGAGGATACATGGAGACAGAGTCTCTCTGACTGGTCTGGAGCTCCTAAAAAAGGAGGAGGAACTGAGGAGCATCGTGACGTTCTGCTCACAGCTGGACGGAGCTCTCGATGGAGGACTTCCTGTTGGCAAGACTACTGAAATCTGTGGAGTTCCAGGAGTTGGAAAAACACAGCTGTg CCTCCAGCTGGCTGTGGACGTCCAGGTGCCTCTGTGTTTTGGCGGGGTCGAAGGTCAGGTGATCTTTTATGACACAGAGGGCAGCTTCCTACCTCAGAGAGTAGTTGACATAGCCACCGCCACCATCAGACACTGCTCTCTGCTGGCTGAGGATGAGGAGCAACGAGTTGCCATGACAACCTTCACTGTGGAGACCATTCTATCCAACATCTTCTTG GTGCGTTGTCACGACTTTGTGGAGCTGATGGCTGAGCTCCACCTGCTGCCCGACTTCTTACGGGACTGGCCGAGGGTCCGCCTCCTTGTCATTGACAGTGTAGCGTTCCCATTCCTGCAGCTGTTTGATGATTTGTCACAGAGGACACGCCTCCTCCAAGGCCTCAGCCAACAGCTCATCAGCATTGCTACGAGTCACAACATGGCGGTGGTGGTGACCAACCACATGACCACCCGGCTGCGAGGCGACCAGTCACATCTGGTGCCAGCCCTTGGAGACCTCTGGGGCCACGCCCCCACAATTAGACTCCTCCTGCATTGGGACAGGACACAACGGCTGGCATCCATCCTTAAATCCCCATGTCACATGGCTGCCACCGTCCAGTACCAGATCACATGTGAGGGCTTCCGAGATGCCAACCAATCACAATAA